The following are encoded in a window of Natronoarchaeum philippinense genomic DNA:
- a CDS encoding DNA-directed DNA polymerase II small subunit has protein sequence MPLEAPARIVRALATRGFNADREAVTLIASADDPGRALEAAVEAAPEDALTITAEHVRTVLDGGVAADASTSNSSVSTGDHTENPPDESAGSPAEAMGVGSGDSVTASSGNDRPAAHTDGPELAQRDDSQRSLDIANDITGRSTGTGEYDDFVTVFRDRFERLSGKLRGRVNHRPTDTLEAMGGGSDAAIVGMVNDIRSTASGHWLIELEDTSGVFPCLVMKDRRFADQVDELLCDEVIAVEGTLADDGGILFVDSMYFPDVPRTFEPSTADRHVQAALISDVHVGSQEFMADAWERFADWLHTAEAENIEYLLIAGDMVEGVGVYPDQDDELDIVDIYEQYEAFSEHLKQVPGDIEIVMIPGNHDAVRLAEPQPGFDEELREIMSAHDARITGNPSTVTIEGVSVLMYHGVSLDEIIAEFPDDKATYDDPQKPMYHLLKKRHVAPQYGGHMRLAPEEKDYLVIDEVPDIFHTGHVHKLGYGKYHNVLAINSGCWQAQTEFQKSVNIDPDTAYAPVVDLDTLDVTIRKFD, from the coding sequence GTGCCGCTCGAAGCGCCCGCCAGAATCGTCCGTGCGCTTGCGACCCGCGGGTTCAACGCCGATCGGGAAGCCGTGACGCTCATCGCATCGGCCGACGACCCCGGTCGCGCGCTGGAGGCCGCCGTCGAGGCCGCGCCCGAGGACGCCCTGACGATCACCGCCGAGCACGTCCGGACGGTGCTCGACGGCGGCGTCGCGGCGGACGCTTCGACATCCAACTCCTCCGTTTCAACTGGAGACCATACCGAAAATCCCCCCGACGAGTCAGCTGGTTCTCCAGCTGAAGCAATGGGGGTTGGATCCGGCGATTCCGTGACGGCGTCGTCCGGCAACGACCGCCCGGCGGCCCACACCGACGGCCCGGAACTCGCACAGCGCGATGACTCCCAGCGCTCGCTCGATATCGCCAACGACATCACCGGCCGATCGACGGGCACCGGCGAGTACGACGACTTCGTCACCGTCTTTCGGGACCGCTTCGAGCGCCTGAGCGGAAAACTCCGCGGGCGCGTGAACCACCGGCCGACCGACACGCTCGAAGCGATGGGCGGCGGGAGCGACGCCGCCATCGTCGGGATGGTCAACGACATCCGCTCGACCGCCAGTGGGCACTGGCTGATTGAACTCGAAGACACCTCCGGCGTGTTCCCGTGTCTGGTGATGAAGGATCGCCGTTTCGCAGATCAGGTCGACGAACTGCTCTGCGACGAGGTGATCGCCGTCGAGGGGACGCTCGCCGACGACGGCGGCATCCTCTTCGTCGACAGCATGTACTTCCCCGACGTTCCCCGAACCTTCGAGCCCTCGACGGCCGACCGTCACGTGCAGGCGGCGCTGATCAGCGACGTTCACGTCGGCAGCCAAGAGTTCATGGCCGACGCGTGGGAGCGCTTTGCCGACTGGCTCCACACTGCCGAGGCCGAGAACATCGAGTACCTCCTGATCGCCGGCGACATGGTCGAGGGCGTCGGCGTCTACCCCGATCAGGACGACGAGCTAGACATCGTCGACATCTACGAGCAGTACGAGGCGTTCTCTGAGCATCTCAAGCAGGTGCCCGGCGACATCGAGATCGTGATGATCCCCGGCAACCACGACGCCGTCCGCCTCGCTGAACCCCAACCCGGCTTCGACGAGGAGCTCCGGGAGATCATGTCGGCCCACGACGCCCGGATCACGGGCAACCCATCGACCGTCACCATCGAGGGCGTCTCGGTGCTGATGTACCACGGCGTCTCGCTCGACGAGATCATCGCGGAGTTTCCCGACGACAAGGCCACCTACGACGATCCACAAAAGCCGATGTACCACCTCCTCAAAAAACGCCACGTCGCCCCGCAGTACGGCGGCCACATGCGGCTGGCTCCCGAGGAGAAAGACTATCTCGTGATCGACGAGGTGCCCGACATCTTCCACACAGGCCACGTCCACAAGCTCGGCTACGGCAAGTACCACAACGTGCTCGCGATCAACTCGGGCTGCTGGCAGGCCCAGACCGAGTTCCAGAAGAGCGTCAACATCGACCCCGACACGGCCTACGCACCGGTCGTCGATCTGGACACGCTCGACGTGACGATTCGGAAATTCGATTGA